Proteins from a genomic interval of Quercus robur chromosome 9, dhQueRobu3.1, whole genome shotgun sequence:
- the LOC126699182 gene encoding ER lumen protein-retaining receptor: protein MNIFRLSGDMTHLASVLVLLLKIHTIKSCAGISLKTQELYALVFATRYLDIFTDYISFYNTIMKLIFLGSSFSIVWYMRRHKIVRRSYDKDQDTFRHYFLVLPCLFFALVINEKFTFKEVMWTFSLYLEAVAILPQLILLQRTRNIDNLTGQYVFLLGAYRALYILNWIYRYFTEPHYVHWIPWIAGLVQTLLYADFFYYYFHSWKNNKKLQLPA from the exons ATGAATATATTCAGATTATCTGGTGATATGACCCATTTGGCCAGCGTCCTCGTCTTGCTCCTCAAGATCCACACCATCAAATCTTGCGCTG GTATTTCTTTGAAGACACAAGAACTCTATGCCCTAGTTTTTGCTACCCGCTACTTGGATATTTTTACGGACTATATATCTTTTTATAATACCATCATGAAGTTAATATTCTTGGGGAGCTCATTTTCAATTGTTTGGTACATGAGGCGCCACAAAATTGTTCGTAGGTCCTATGATAAAGACCAAGATACCTTCCGCCATTATTTCCTTGTACTGCCTTGCTTATTCTTTGCACTAGTTATCAATGAGAAGTTCACCTTTAAGGAG GTCATGTGgacattttctttatatttagaAGCCGTGGCCATACTTCCTCAGCTCATACTGTTACAAAGAACTAGAAATATTGACAACTTGACAGGGCAATATGTATTTCTTCTTGG TGCTTACCGAGCATTATACATTCTCAACTGGATTTATCGCTACTTCACTGAGCCACACTATGTCCATTGGATAC CTTGGATAGCTGGGCTTGTTCAAACGTTGCTTTATGCTGActtcttctattattatttcCATAG CTGGAAGAACAACAAAAAGCTTCAATTGCCAGCTTGA